The DNA region TGGTTCTGATTTTGAGATAAAACTTTATTCAGATAAAGCTGTGCGGGATATTGGCGACTTTTGTACTATGTACGGTAAGGGCGGACCGTTTACTTTAGAAGAGATATTCCCAAAGGATAATATTTACATATCTAAAGATTCTATAATGCTACCCATAGAACAAGCTGAAGCGCTTATTAAATCCTTTCGGGTGCATCTTTCAACGGATAGTATCTATGGAGCTAGGCTACCGTACAACAAATATACCAGCGTTATGCATCCTTACTCTATTGATGACTATACCTTAATGCCTAGTATCGTCCCCTACACACAATACAATCCAGTCAAACACAGCATGTGGCATTGGATTAAAAATAAGGTTGCAAAACTTAAAAAATCATAACATTGTTAATAAAAGAACGGTGTTTATGAATAAAATGATCGGTTTTGTATCAAAAACAGCGCGAAAGTTACTAGATCTATTCCCTGTTAAACTTCCTACGGGAGCCACAGCATTCAGTGCATTCTGTTCTAGGATTCTATCCACGCACGGGCTGCCCGACATGCCCAGCTATCATCACGCTATAGCAAGTATGGTCATGAACCTATCCCCCCAGACAGACAGGAAGGCTCCGTATTTTTTTGTAAAGGCAGTACGTAAGGCCATGGCAAACCAGACGGCTTACGATGCTATTCAAAAGATTCGAGAAGAGGAAAAGCAAAAGGAACTTGCACCAGGGGCTTCAACTAATGAAGCAATACAGGAATAAAGAGTTCTTGAAGTTAAGAGATGAGTGGTACAGAAAACTTAAGAACGATGGGTTTAAGGATATAGAAAAGGCCAGTGCTGGTTTTCCAACAACAGTACTTGAGCAATATCATTCATGCTATTTTGTAAGTAGATATGGACAGCAGGAGTTTGAGGAAACTATAGCTTACTATGATGCGGCTTCGGCCCTATCACTTAAAGGTGAGTCTTTTTTAAATGCTAAAATATGGCGGCTACATAGCCAGGGCGTAGACCAACCGACTATAGGAAAGCAAGTAAAGAGATCAACCGCTAGGGTGAACCAGGTTATTCAGAGTTTTCGCAAGAGGTTTTTAAAATGATAGGCGGCGCTAAAACCCATGTTATCCTAAGACCGTATAAAGCATCAGAGGACCAGGGTTTTTTGTATAGCACCTGGATACAGGGCATGTACTTTGGTAATACTTGGAAGGGTCCAGATGCTCAGTCTAGCGGCACCTTTCATAGAAGGTTCTCTGAGGTTATAAAGGCAATAATAACTAAGCCAGAGGTAAAGATAACCGTTGCTGCACTAAAGCAAGATACGGATGTAATACTAGGCTATTCTGTTAGCGAACCAGGCATATTACACTGGGTATATGTAAAACCTACTTGGCGCAAGTTTGGTATAGCTAAAGCCTTAGTTCCTGATGATGTAAAAATAGTCACACACCAAACAAACAAGGGTAGATCTATCATGCCTAAAGCATGGAAGTATGACCCTTTTATGATTTAGAGGATATATGAGCGAAACACTAACCAGAGACCAAGTTAAACAAAAGGCCATACAGGTACTATCTGAGATAGGAACAAAGCAGTATCAACGCGCCTGTATCGATCAAGAGTGTATTGCTCTTTATGAAGAAGTATCAAAACTTAATCTACAACTAGTAGAGTTTCAAAAGGCTGACTCAGCCAAAGGAGAATTACAATGAGAGCAGTGAAAGCTAAACTTAAAGATGTATCAGAACAGCTAAAACTACCAGATGATTTTGTATTGATCGACCAGGTCATGTTTCACTCTGCTGTAATGATCGCTGGCAAGACCGAGACAACAATATCTAAGGTTAGACTACCTACCCTGCATCAAATGGGCTGGGACCCAACTGGCACCTTTATACGCATCCTATACACAGACACCAAAGGCAGACCACACGCCATGCAGCTACATGGAAGCACTGCAAAACAGACTACATTAGTTTAATATAAGTGTATTGATTTTATCAAGTACTATCAATGGCAGATATAAAGAAGCACAAGCATACAGGTAGGGCTAAGAAGGGTGAGCCTGGGAGGAATCCAAAGGGTCGTCCACCTGTTATACATCCAGAGATACAACGGGCTATTGATAAGAATAGAAATGCGGTTAAGGAACTAATTTTAACTTGTCTTGGTATGCCAGAGGATATGGCAGCGGCTAGAGCCAGGAAAACAGATCTAACTATTGTTGAGAGAATGCTGTGGCAGTGCATTGAAAGAACTACTCTAGATGGTGATGTAGATAAATTTAGAAAGCTCCTAGAGATTCCCTTTGGAAGGTTACCAGAGGATAAGTCAGAGTTTGAAGTGTCAGAAGAAGAGCGTGCAATGATTGTCACACTTAGGAAGAGGTTAGCTGATGAGCGAGCTATCACCACAGGCACAGAAGCTGATAGAAGAGGAAGTGTTGAAGGTCCGCCGGACGTTTGACCCAAACACAGTTAGAGACACCTCGTTTCCAGAACAAGACAAGTTTGTACAAGATAGATCACAATTCCTAGCAGCTCTATGCACAAGACGCGCAGGAAAGAGCAGTGGACTAGCCCTTAGATACCACAGAACTATGCTCGAATATCCTGGCTCTATGAGTAGGTACATTGCTCTTACTCGTGACTCAGCAAAAGACATTATGTGGCCAGTACTTCAAGACATGAACGATAGATTTAATCTCGGAGCAACACTAACAGAGTCTAACCTAACTATGACCCTAACAAACGGGTCTAAGTTACGTTTATATGGCGCTGACATGAAAAACTTCATTAGGAGATTAAGAGGAACTAAGTCACCAGCTGTTGCTATAGATGAGGCGCAAGAGTTCGGTCCACACATAACTAACCTTATTGATGATATTCTAACTCCAGGTATCGCAGACTATGATAACTCTTGGATTGCTTTAACTGGCACGCCTGGCCCCATACCCAGAGGTCTATTCTACGATATTACACATAAGGGCATAGGAGAATACTCTATTCATAGATGGAGCCTATACCAAAACCCCTACCTTCCTAATGCTCAACAGTTTGTAGATAAACTTAAGAAGAAGAAACAATGGGATGATACAAACCCAACATTCCTACGCGAGTACATGGGTAGATGGGTACTTGACCTAGAATCCCTATGGATTAGATGGTATAAAGAAAAGAACCATTATAATGAGTTACCAGCTCATAACTGGGTGTATATCCTAGGCGTAGATATAGGCTTTAATGATGCCGATGCCCTAGCTGTCATTGCATGGTCAGAGTCTACAAGGAAAACCTATCTAGTTGAGGAAGTTATTACAGAGGGACAAGACATAACCACGCTTACTAAGCAAATCACTAGAATGATGGATAAGTACGATATTGCTAAAATGGTTATGGATGAAGGTGGACTAGGTAAAAAGATTGCTGAAGAGCTAAGGCGCAGAAAGCACATACCTATCCACCCAGCAGATAAGGCACGTAAGATGGAGAACGCCGCATTCTTAAATGAAGAGCTAAGACTAGGTAATTTTAAAGCTAGAGAAGGCTCTAGGTTTGTTCAAGACTCATTCCAGGTTCAGGTAGACCATGAAAAGACCACACCAGATAAGATAGTACTTAAGTCAGGGTTCCACTCAGACATTATAGACGCGGTGCTATATGCGTTTAAGGAGTCACCTGCATTTACGTACCAGAAGCAAGAGGATAAGCCTAAATGGGGCACTAAGAAGTGGGCCCATAATGAAACAAATGAGATGGAGCAAGCTGCAGAAGAGTACTTTTCATCCTTAGAGACTGAATCCCAATACTAAAGTAAGGGGAATTACTATGCTTCCAATGTTTGATAAGAAAAAAGTGGCATCTGTGATTATGGAACGCCGCGGTAAAAGAGATCTAGAGGTTAATATTGAGGTTGAAGCTCCAGAGTCAGATATGGACCCAGGCTTAATGCAAGCAGCTGAGGACTTATTAAGGGCTATAGACGATAGATCCATCATGGATATCGCAAGGGCTATGAAAGCCGCACATGAGATCTGTGAGATGTATGAGTATGAAGAGGGATATGAGGACATGGAAGAATGAGTAGCTCTCTATCTATGGCCTATGCAGCTAGGAAAGCAGCAGGCTCTCCAACATCAACCAGCATAACAAAATCAGAGCATCCAGATACCACTGACCTAGTTAGTAAGATTATGGCGCGTAGGTCTAAAGCTAAAGAAGAGCCAATAGACGAACTAACAGAGGATGATATGGACCTGGTGACAGAACAACCAGAAGAAGACCCTATACTAGATCGTAGGGCCTTAATTGCTAGTATCGTGGGTAGAAATAGGGACTAAACTTAATCCTTGTACTGCATTAATGGATACAGATTTAAAGAAACTACGAAAACTGGTTAAGTTCATGCAAAAAGAGGGCGTTTTAGTTCTTAAAGTTCGTGAAATTGAAATTCAATTGTCTAAGTCGGCATTGTTCCACGTGGAACATACTAAGGAACCTGTAGAGACTACAGCTACTGACTTGCCTGATGAAAACCAATATACCGAAGAAGAACTACTTTTCTGGTCAGCACCTGGCATACTTGAGGACTCACACTAATGGCGCATAAGATAACTCCTAAGAAAGATAGCAACACTGTTGTTGTACGCACTAAAGATACCTCAACAGCTACAAGGCAAGGAGCATGGTGGAAGGCTCAAACTAAAGCAGATCTATCTATGGAGTTATTAGGTACTGCAAGCTTATTAAAAGAACAGCAACAGTATCGGTATAGGCAAGCTAGTATATACGCTAGGATGTATGGAAATATGCCTCTTATGGGCTTTCCTGGTGCAAGTATTAATAGAATGTCTACTAACCAGAACCTGCCAAGTGATAGGCCAACTATGTCTGTTGTTACCTCTTGTGTAGACACTCTTGTATCAAGGCTTACCCAGTCTAGACCTAGGCCTGTATTCTTAACTGATAATGGCGACTCTAAAAATAGGAAGTTTGCTAAGCAAATGAACAATTTCATAGCTGGGGCTTTTTATAGCTGTGATGCATACCCTAAAGGGGTTACCGCCTTACGTGACGCAACAGTTCTTGGCTCTGGTGTACTTAAGGTATTAGAAATAGATAAAAAGGTTGCTCTTGAGCGTAAGTTATTTACAGAGATATTAGTCGATCCAAACGACGCTTTGTATGGCGATCCACGCCAGATGTATGAGGTTAAACTTATAGATCGTGAAGTATTAATGGAGATGTTCCCAAAGGCAGCATCTAAGATTGCTAAGGCTGAACAAGCCTACCCAGATAATGCAGGCGACTCTCAAAAGACTGTATCTGACCAAGTAATGGTAATTGAGGGTTGGAGACTACGATCATCATCAACTAGTAAGGATGGTTTGCATGCTATCGCTTGTACCGAGGGATTACTGTTTGATGAACCATATGAAAAGGATACATTCCCGTTTGCTTTCTTAAATTATAGTCCAAGGCTGTTAGGTTTTTGGGGTCAAGGACTAACAGAGCAATTAATGGGTACACAACTAGAGATTAATAAGCTTTTAATGACTATCTCTTCTTCTATTAACCTTGTTGGCGTACCAAGAGTATTTGTAGAGGATGGCTCTAAGGTTGTTAAGGCTCAGTTAAATAACGCTGTGGGTTCAATTGTTACTTACCGAGGAACTAAGCCCCAATATGAAGTGGCCCCATGTGTTCCTCAAGAGTTATACGCACAATTAGAGCGATTAATACAGTATGCCTACCAGCAATCAGGAGTGTCTGCTTTATCTGCTGCCTCACAAAAGCCAATGGGCTTAGATTCTGGCAGAGCTATCCGTGAGTATGATGACTTACAGACTGATAGGTTTGCAGCTTTGGCTAAGCGTTATGACGACTTCTATATAGATCTAGCCTATCTAGTAATTGATAAGGCAAAAGATATTTGTAAACGTGACGGCAAGTACACCACTATCTATCCAAATAAAGATGGCACTAGAGAGATTGACCTACCTAATGCCGACTTACTATCTGACACATACGTCATACAATGCTTTGATACTTCATCGCTACCTCGTGATCCTGCTGGTCGTAAGCAAGCAGTAATTGAGGATATGCAAGCTGGGTTAATTACGCCTCAAGAGGGTCGTAGGTTGTTAGACTACCCAGACCTTGAGCAGGTTAATAAGCTTGCCTTTGCAGCTGAAGAAAGAATCTTAAAGATATTAGATGATATAATTGAGGATGGGAAATATTCTCCCCCAGATCCTTTTATGGATTTAGCAAGGGCTGAAGAGTTAGTAACTCAATATTATAATCTATATGAACCAGCTAAGTTACCTGAGTCTAAAGCGCAGCAGTTAAGAGATTTTGCATCACAGGTACAGGCATTAAAGAAAGCGGCAATGGCTGCTATGGCCCCAAGCCCTGAGATGATGGGAGCGGCTGGAGTTCCGCAAGCTAATCCTGCTGCTGCACCAACAAACGATATGATTCCTAACGTTCCAACTGTTTAATAAGGAGCCTTTTAAATGTCTGTAATGCCTCAACAAAGCGCAGCACAACAAGATAGTATTCCAGCTAATGAAGTAACTGAGACAGAACAACCAGCGGTAACACAAGAAAAGCCAGATATGTTAGCGCCTAAGTTTGCAGCTCTAGCCCGTGAGACTAAGGCAATTCGGTTAGCTAAGAAGCAATTAGAGATGGAGCGCAAGGCATGGCAAGAGGAGCGTCAAGGTAAAGATACAGAAGTACAAAGGGCTAATGAATGGCGTGAGCGTCTTAAGCAAGACCCATATAGTGTAATGCTAGAGTCTGGACTAACAGCAGATCAGGTAGCGGCTCTTATGATGAACCAGCCAGATCCACAAGACCAACAACTAACATTAGTGCAGCGCGAAATACAGGCGCTTAAAAAGGCTCAAGAGGATGCAGCTAAGAAGCAAGAGGAAGCACAAACACAAGCTTACCAAGACGCTCTTACGCAGATATCTAACGATGTTAAGAATTTAGTTGATACAAATGAAGAGTATGAGACCATTAAGGCATGGGGAAAACATCAGGATGTAGTTGACCTTATTGAGGCAACATACAAACAAGATGGGCGCCTTATGACTAATGAAGAAGCAGCAAAAGAAGTTGAAGAGTATCTAGTTGAAGAAGCTATGAGATTAACTCAACTAAAGAAGATCCAAGCTAAGCTTGCGCCAGCAGCTCCTCTAAATGAGACTGCAATGAAGAACGTGAATCCCGCTCAGGAGATTACTGCAAATACTCTCACGAATCGCATGGGACAGGAAACGGCTGCGAGGCCGCTCACTGCTAGAGAACGACGTGAACGAGCTATTTTAGCATTTCAAGGCAAACTTCAATCATAACATAGAACCTTGGTGCCACCCCTTAAGTGCGGCTCTGGCCTGAGATACTCTAAAAGGATATAAAAATGGCAACATTCGCAACAGCCAGTAACCAAGTTGCAGCTCTAAAGGAGTTGTATACTGGTTCTGATGATTACATGAAAGATCTAGTATATAAGAACAACCCTTTCCTAGCTTTAGTTCCTAAGAATGAAGCACCAGGTGGGTTTTCCGGTAAGTATATTCCAGTTCCTTTGATTTATGGAACTCCTCAAGGCCGTTCTGCTACATTCACAAATGCACAGAACAACCAAACAGCTCCAGCCTTAGCTTCTTTTTTCGTTTACCGTGTATCTAACTACCAATTGGTAACGATCACTAACGAACTATTAGAAGCGACCAAGGACGATGCTGGCGCATTTGTTGATGAAGCTAAGCTAAACATGGATACTGGCTTTAGAAACATTTCTAACGATATGGCTCTAGACCTATTCAGCGACGGCTCTGGCTCACGTGGTATTATTGCATCGATCACAACTGGTGTAATCGTGCTAGCTAGCCCACAGACTGTTGTTAACTTCGAAGTTGGCATGACTTTAGTTAACTACTCTGTAGCTGGTAACGTATTTACTAACGTAACCGGTGGTGCACTTGGTTATGTAATCGCTGTAAACCGTAGTGCTGGTACTGTAACCGTATCCGCTACTGCCGGTGGTGCTGCTGGTACCCCTGTAAACTGGGGCACTGCTGCATTCTTGTACCTAGGCGTACAAGGCGACGTTGCTTTCGGTACATTGACTGCAACCACATCGTACTTAAAGATTTCAGGCCTAGGCGCTTGGATTCCTACAGTAGCTCCAGGTGGTACTGATTCATTCTGGGGTATTAACCGCTCTACAGACGTGACCCGTCTAGCCGGTGTTCGCTTTGATGGCTCTAGCGAGTCCATTGAAGAAGCACTCATAGATGGTTCAAGCCTCGTAGCCCGCGAAGGTGGTAAGCCAGACATGTGCTTCATGAACTTCACAAGCTACGCAGCACTTGAAAAGAGCTTAGGCTCCAAAGTGCAGTATGTAGACGTGAAGCATGAGGAAGCTGATATTGCTTTTGCAGGTATCAGAATCCATGCTCCTTACGGACCTATCACAGTTGTGCCTGACAGAAACTGTCCCGCACAAACTGCATACTTGCTACAGATGGACACATGGAAGCTTCGCTCTTTGGGCAAAGCCCCACACGTTCTTACATACGGCCTTGAAGGTCTCGAAGGTATCCGCGTAGGTAACGCTGATGCATTAGAAATCAGAATTGGTATGTATGGGAACTTGATCTGCAACGCCCCAGGCTGGAATTGCGTAGTACAGCTTTCTAGCTAATTAAAGTTTGAGGGTGGATAGGCTTAAAAAATCTATTCACCCTCAATTCTTATTAAACAAATCCAGCGTTTTGCTGGGCTCAAAAGAAAAGAGAATAAAATGGGTAATGGTTATTATCAGCAGTTTATGTTTTCGAAGGTACATGCTCCTGTAATTTTAAAAGGTTCTGTAAATATTGGTGCAGCTGGTGCTCCTACTGGTCTTACTGGCGGTGGATTTGTGTCTATCTCTAGATTGAGTGCAGGTACTTACCAAATACTTTTAGAAGAGCCTTACAACAGGTTTTTAAGTTTAGATGTTATGGCTATTGCACCAACAACTGGTGCCGCTGTGGCAGATGGTTCTTTTGTAGTTGGTACCTCTTACAGAATCACTGTGGTTGGTGATACTGACTGGGCAGCTGTAGGATTGCCTGCCGGTGTTGTAGCAGCTGTAGGACAAGGCTTTGTGGCCACTGCAATCGGTGGTGCTGGCACCGGTACTGCAACAGCCATTGGCGTAGCAGGATCTATGGTTGCTGAAGTAGTTGGCAACCCACAAGTAATGGTTACTGAGAAATCAGTCCCTTACATGATCATGCAGATGGTTGACGACTCTGGAGCAGTAGCGGACCCCGCTAACGGTACTGTATTAGATATTGAGATGATGTTCCGTAACTCTTCTGTAAAGAGTCGCGGCGAGTAATTAATTGTGGCGGGGGAATTCAAACCCCGCCATACTTCTTTAGGGGTATATCATGGCAACTTCTATGACTTTGTCGCAGTTAATGAGTGCAACACGTCAACGAGCTGACATGTTCCCCGTTGGTTACACACCATCACTTACAAATACAGATTACTTTGTTACTGACCCAGAATTAATCAGCTACATAAATCAATCTTACTTCGAGTTGTATGACTTATTAGTCACTACATATGAAGACTATTATGTAGCTGACCCATTAATTATACCCACAGATGGTACAACAAACCTATACCCGTTACCTGATGGAGTATTATATAGCGCAGCTAAAGAGTTCTATAAGGTTTTAGGTGTTGATCTAGGACTAAACAATTCTGGAAACGCTTTTGTAACCCTTAAGAAGTTCGATTTTATTGGTAGGAATAGATATCTATATCCACAGCTAACAAGTACTTACTTAGGAGTTTTTAATCTTAGGTATAGAGTTGTTGGTAATAACCTAATGCTAATACCTACTCCATCTGCTGGTCAGTATATACGCATGTGGTACATCCCTAGAATGCAGACTCTTACTGCTCTTGCAGATGTTGCTGATGGTGTATCAGGATGGACTGAGTACATCATTACAGATGCTGCTATTAAGTGTGCGCAAAAAGAAGAGACTGATGTAACAGTGCTTGCTATGCAGAAGGCTGCATTGATTAAACGGATAGAAGAGACTGCAATGAATAGAGATGCTGGGCAGCCAGATACTATTTCTAATGTTAGGTCTCAATTAGAGCGTTGGGGTGGCGACTTTGGAACTGGAAACACTCCGATGGGTGGATACTGATGTTAAGTAGAATCCAAACTACAGACCAAGAAATACAGCTTATACAGGATAATGTAGATAAAGCATTAACACCGTTACAGTCTATTCCAATGGTTGGTGGTGCGGTTGTTTCTACTTCTTTAATATCAGGTCAAGATAACCTAATAAGGCATGGACTAGGAAGGCTACCAAAGCTATTCCTAGTAGGAAATTTAAACGCTAATTCTGTTGTATGGTCCCCCGATACTTCTACATTAAATAATGCATCTAGTGACAGTATTTTTATAAACTTAAGGTGTAGCTCTGACTGCACCATTAGCCTTTGGGTGGCATAATATGGCTCCTCTGCAAGATCAAGTACTCCCAGTAGATCTTGGATCAGGTGTAGATACCAAAACGGACCCTAAGCTTGTAATTCCTGGAAAGCTTTTAAGATTAGAAAATGCTGTTTTTACTAAGTCTAAAAGACTATCTAAGCGCAACGGGTACGCTAAGTTGTCTGAAACTATTGCATCTGTTGGTACGTTATCTAGCCCTAGATTATGCCATAGCTTAAACGATGAGCTCCTAGTATCTGATGGTGGGAAGTTATTGTCATGGTCGCCCACAGAAGACGCATGGATGGCCAGAGGTGAATATACATCTGTTGATTTATCTAGATCTGTTATAGATCAGGCAAACCCATCTAGCGGAGCTACTGACTGCGCTGTTATGGGTCAATATGCCCTTTATGGTTGGTCAACAAGTTTACAGGCTTTAACTACTCCAGCTTATTTCTTGCCTCAAGTACTGTCTAAGACTTATGGAAGTGTTGTAGATCTAAATACAGGAGCAGTAATAAGTGTAGGTGGTACGGATACAAGCACAGGGTCACAGCTACTATCTACAAAAACTGTAATAAATTACACAGTAGTAAAGTGTGTAAGACTAAGTACAACAGCCCTTGCCATAATTTATACAAATGCAGACCTAACAGCTATTGTAAGTAGAGTTGTGCAGTTTGGTGGCTCTGGTGTTGTCACGTTTTCTAATGAAACAA from Thiofilum sp. includes:
- a CDS encoding phage major capsid protein, which produces MATFATASNQVAALKELYTGSDDYMKDLVYKNNPFLALVPKNEAPGGFSGKYIPVPLIYGTPQGRSATFTNAQNNQTAPALASFFVYRVSNYQLVTITNELLEATKDDAGAFVDEAKLNMDTGFRNISNDMALDLFSDGSGSRGIIASITTGVIVLASPQTVVNFEVGMTLVNYSVAGNVFTNVTGGALGYVIAVNRSAGTVTVSATAGGAAGTPVNWGTAAFLYLGVQGDVAFGTLTATTSYLKISGLGAWIPTVAPGGTDSFWGINRSTDVTRLAGVRFDGSSESIEEALIDGSSLVAREGGKPDMCFMNFTSYAALEKSLGSKVQYVDVKHEEADIAFAGIRIHAPYGPITVVPDRNCPAQTAYLLQMDTWKLRSLGKAPHVLTYGLEGLEGIRVGNADALEIRIGMYGNLICNAPGWNCVVQLSS